A stretch of the Zeugodacus cucurbitae isolate PBARC_wt_2022May chromosome 6, idZeuCucr1.2, whole genome shotgun sequence genome encodes the following:
- the LOC105213401 gene encoding EH domain-binding protein 1 isoform X3 yields MGSVWKRLQRVNKRAAKFQFTSSYHELRLETTAKWRPSNLSVVWTRRSRRVVSAPLAWEPDMVNPLVGHISWPVPDNHAISVTLFKDPRTHELEDKDWTFVIEDITHLGKKRVLASASINMRKYASIESTQQSFTLSLKPTSRKITAAELELTISCVFLREGKATDEDMQSVVSLMSVNNNCDVAPLDDLEDIPDLESSGDISDHLFDFTQQLEQMTTSLNGCMDLPTPLSEKQFGFDTSDELLKTPSAVQPQQQTDQQQPKEKESVAAEQEHSAPALTPAKSLEASVLPANLKSKIITSTPIAISVPTFVKGTEGKPSEPNDTGARRELNFHAAKSNSSADASSFAQKSDDSKKVVPTVAADAACEEAKVADAKPEQKPAKISNNKSTTISSLLSMSTTVPTTTTTPSKTVESENLTDKSITAGSDSGGVAPPKPARSESKRADLPPLNLKKSYEHDNNINNSNNINNSISNNTTSSFSTTNNNHLSTINSNNSVQLNGSAKPVEKIVLKENTPGQDLLEWCKDVTKDYPNVKVTNLTTSWRNGMAFCAIIHHFEPDLIDMSKLSAHDVVGNCRTAFDAAESLGIPRVIEPRDMSLLAVPDKLAVMTYLHQLRAHFTGKQLQIEQIGTTSDESSYVIGNYKSDNLSQNLLNLSHLKAQLLHQNSLDDDIFGVDTKNNLAPAQPSPTAKKDVKNLILSGSKNILGKVLSPTKDKNSINASQHGHPGSQTPPAEGKESSNGDLNVSATTEESHNKPNPVQADKQQMAPHSPTTLDPNVTNRIFSRHKEMSEKAKPMIEKLKVSNGVERKENDEERQQRLREQARRLILETRTKSVNGGSGCGSLDSPTTPTKLKRLNFSPERTISPIPNGIEDYGVPSTGSNSPTKVPMSPSKKITPPRDVDTLSTTTNSNSKLMSPSHRLSERFSNGKSNSGSNSPLQSFNAVMERISPKNDKKGDKRSYIESELEALEREQEAIDQKASCLEKKLRAVMGGNPKTDETEEQLLSQWFTLVNKKNALLRRQMQLNILEQESDLERKYTLLNQELRAAQSVEDWRKTEAQREKEQLLLEELVAIVDKRDELVQHLHSQEIAIEDDHEIARELEQVDISGDKDKCVIQ; encoded by the exons GCGCCCTTCAAATTTGTCCGTCGTTTGGACGCGTCGTTCACGCCGTGTCGTGTCGGCGCCGTTAGCCTGGGAGCCGGATATGGTGAATCCGCTGGTCGGTCACATATCGTGGCCAGTACCAGATAATCATGCGATTTCGGTGACACTTTTCAAAGATCCACGCACCCACGAACTAGAGGATAAGGACTGGACGTTTGTCATTGAAGAT ATAACACATCTCGGCAAGAAGCGCGTCCTCGCCTCGGCTAGCATAAATATGCGGAAGTACGCGAGTATTGAGTCGACACAGCAAAGTTTTACGCTAAGCCTGAAGCCAACCTCACGCAAGATTACCGCCGCCGAATTGGAATTGACAATCAGTTGTGTGTTCCTGCGCGAGGGCAAGGCGAC TGATGAGGATATGCAGAGCGTCGTCTCTCTGATGTCCGTCAATAATAATTGTGATGTTGCTCCACTGGACGACTTAGAGGATATACCCGATCTGGAGAGTTCGGGTGATATTTCGGATCATTTGTTTGATTTCACCCAACAGTTGGAGCAGATGACGACCAGTTTGAACGGTTGTATGGATCTGCCAACGCCATTGAGTG AGAAACAATTTGGATTCGACACTAGTGATGAGCTGCTCAAGACACCGAGCGCCGTGCAACCGCAACAGCAGACCGATCAACAACAACCGAAGGAAAAGGAAAGTGTTGCAGCTGAACAGGAGCATTCAGCTCCCGCGCTGACTCCTGCCAAGTCTTTGGAGGCCAGCGTGCTGCCGGCCAACCtaaaaagcaaaattattaCATCCACGCCAATCGCCATCTCTGTCCCCACCTTTGTCAAGGGGACTGAAGGCAAGCCGAGCGAGCCGAATGACACTGGTGCGCGTCGTGAACTCAACTTTCATGCCGCCAAAAGCAACAGCAGCGCTGATGCGTCGTCATTTGCGCAGAAAAGTGACGACAGTAAAAAAGTGGTGCCGACCGTTGCCGCCGATGCTGCTTGTGAGGAAGCGAAGGTGGCAGATGCCAAACCTGAACAGAAACCAGCcaaaattagcaacaacaagtCTACAACAATCAGTTCACTACTGTCCATGTCGACTACAGTtcccacaacaactacaacgccGAGTAAGACTGTTGAAAGCGAGAACTTAACAGACAAGTCCATCACTGCAGGCAGTGACAGCGGTGGCGTGGCACCTCCAAAGCCCGCGCGCAGCGAATCGAAACGCGCCGATTTGCCACCGCTTAACTTGAAGAAGAGCTATGAGCatgacaacaacatcaacaacagcaataacatcaACAACAGCATAAGCAATAACACGACATCGAGCTTCAGCACCACGAACAACAACCATTTGAGCACCATTAACAGTAACAACAGTGTGCAGTTGAACGGCTCTGCCAAGCCGGTGGAGAAGATTGTCTTAAAGGAGAATACACCGGGCCAGGACTTGCTCGAATGGTGCAAGGATGTTACGAAGGACTATCCCAATGTGAAGGTGACCAATTTGACTACCAGCTGGCGCAATGGCATGGCATTTTGTGCGATCATTCACCACTTCGAACCCGATCTCAT TGACATGTCAAAACTCTCCGCGCACGACGTTGTCGGCAATTGTCGTACCGCCTTCGACGCCGCCGAGTCGCTGGGCATACCACGCGTAATTGAGCCGCGTGACATGAGTCTGCTGGCAGTGCCAGATAAATTGGCCGTGATGACGTATCTGCATCAGCTGCGTGCGCACTTCACCGGCAAACAGTTGCAAATTGAGCAAATTG GTACTACATCTGACGAATCGAGTTATGTGATTGGCAATTACAAGTCGGACAACCTATCGCAGAATCTACTCAATTTAAGCCACTTGAAAGCGCAACTGCTGCACCAGAACTCACTAGATGATGACATCTTTGGTGTAGATACGAAAAACAACTTGGCGCCCGCGCAGCCATCGCCAACAGCGAAGAAGGATGTAAAGAACCTAATACTCTCTGGCTCAAAAAATATCTTGGGCAAGGTGCTTTCGCCCACCAAAGACAAGAACTCGATCAACGCGTCACAGCACGGGCACCCGGGTAGCCAGACGCCGCCGGCCGAAGGTAAAGAGAGTTCTAATGGCGACTTAAATGTGAGTGCTACGACCGAAGAGTCGCATAACAAACCGAATCCGGTGCAAGCCGATAAACAACAGATGGCGCCCCATTCACCCACAACTTTGGATCCGAATGTGACGAAT CGCATATTTTCACGCCACAAGGAAATGAGCGAAAAGGCCAAGCCGATGATCGAAAAACTGAAAGTTTCCAATGGCGTGGAGCGTAAGGAGAATGAC GAGGAACGTCAGCAACGTTTGCGTGAGCAAGCGCGTCGCCTCATTCTCGAGACTCGCACCAAATCAGTAAATGGCGGCAGTGGTTGCGGCAGCTTAGACAGTCCGACCACGCCTACCAAACTGAAACGCTTGAACTTCTCCCCCGAGCGCACCATTTCACCCATCCCTAACGGCATCGAGGACTATGGTGTGCCGAGCACGGGCAGCAATTCGCCCACAAAGGTGCCGATGTCGCCGTCGAAGAAGATAACTCCGCCACGCGATGTGGACACGCTCTCGACGACCACAAATAGTAATAGTAAACTGATGAGTCCTAGTCATAGATTAAGCGAACGcttcagcaatggcaaaagcAACAGCGGTAGCAACAGTCCGCTGCAGTCTTTCAATGCCGTCATGGAGCGCATTTCACCAAAGAACGACAAGAAG GGCGATAAGCGCTCCTACATCGAATCGGAACTGGAGGCGCTCGAGCGCGAACAGGAGGCCATCGATCAGAAGGCTAGCTGCCTTGAGAAGAAACTGCGTGCGGTCATGGGCGGCAATCCAA AAACCGATGAGACGGAGGAACAGTTGCTGTCGCAGTGGTTCACGCTGGTCAACAAGAAGAACGCTTTACTGCGCCGACAAATGCAGCTCAATATACT TGAGCAAGAGAGTGATTTGGAGCGCAAATACACGCTGCTAAATCAAGAGTTGCGCGCCGCGCAGTCCGTCGAGGATTGGCGCAAGACGGAGGCACAGCGTGAGAAGGAGCAACTGCTGCTCGAGGAGCTGGTGGCCATTGTGGACAAACGTGACGAGTTGGTGCAGCATTTGCATAGTCAGGAAATTGC TATCGAGGACGACCACGAGATCGCGCGCGAACTGGAGCAGGTGGACATCAGCGGTGACAAGGACAAGTGCGTCATACAATAA